From the genome of Malus domestica chromosome 04, GDT2T_hap1, one region includes:
- the LOC103433546 gene encoding laccase-7-like, protein MARLAFLLACALALLASSVASGAIVEHSFNVNNLTVTRLCQNQSITVVNESYPGPTIYAREGDTLIIHVLNQSPYNITIHWHGIYQLLSAWADGPAYVTQCPIPPGQSYTYKFNITGQEGTLWWHAHISWLRATVHGALIIHPKAGQSFPFPKPAKEVPIILGDWYSGNVVDIEQEGLSKGIAPNLSNAYTINGLPGDLYDCSQNQTYQLSVVRGKTYLLRLINAALNTQLFFKIANHNMTVVAIDASYTTPYDTDVVVIAPGQTIDILVKFNQLNGSYYMAATPYASADDTVGFDNSTTRGIIVYKGYTSSTPIMPPMPNPHDTPLAHKFLTNLTGLPGGPHWVPVPRKVDEHMFVTVGVNLAMCPENTTCQGLFNNRFSASMNNESFMAPTNTSMLEAHFNNVNGVYTRDFPNEPPVKFDYTDTNLSLDLSLIFAPKSTKVKTLKFNSTVQLVFQNTAFLAIENHPMHLHGFDFHVLAQGFGNYDPINDPKKFNFVNPQVRNTIGVPVGGWAVIRFRANNPGIWYVHCHLDVHLPWGLAMAFEVENGGTPESTLPPPPLDLPKC, encoded by the exons ATGGCACGGTTAGCCTTTCTGCTAGCTTGTGCTCTAGCTCTATTGGCTTCCTCAGTGGCATCTGGTGCAATTGTTGAGCATTCTTTTAAT GTGAACAATCTGACTGTTACCCGACTCTGCCAAAATCAATCGATAACTGTAGTAAATGAGAGTTATCCTGGACCAACCATATATGCACGAGAGGGAGACACACTTATCATCCATGTTTTAAACCAGTCACCCTATAACATTACTATTCACTG GCATGGAATCTATCAGCTTCTAAGTGCATGGGCAGATGGGCCTGCATACGTAACTCAATGTCCTATACCCCCCGGACAAAGCTATACTTACAAATTTAATATCACTGGACAAGAAGGCACCCTTTGGTGGCATGCCCACATTTCGTGGCTCCGTGCAACTGTCCACGGAGCGCTTATAATACACCCGAAAGCCGGTCAATCCTTCCCCTTCCCCAAGCCCGCCAAAGAAGTTCCCATCATATTAG GAGATTGGTACAGTGGCAATGTGGTCGACATTGAGCAAGAAGGCCTATCCAAGGGAATAGCTCCTAACCTTTCAAATGCTTACACCATCAATGGACTTCCCGGTGATCTCTACGACTGCTCTCAAAATC AAACATATCAGCTCAGTGTGGTGAGAGGAAAGACCTACTTGCTACGCCTAATCAACGCTGCACTCAATACCCAGCTCTTCTTCAAGatagccaatcacaacatgacagtTGTTGCCATCGACGCCTCCTACACGACTCCTTATGATACAGACGTGGTGGTTATTGCACCTGGTCAGACCATTGACATTCTCGTCAAATTCAATCAACTTAACGGATCTTATTACATGGCCGCCACTCCTTACGCTAGCGCTGATGATACTGTCGGCTTTGATAACTCGACAACCAGAGGCATCATCGTCTACAAGGGCTACACGTCATCAACCCCCATTATGCCCCCCATGCCTAACCCTCACGACACGCCGTTGGCCCATAAGTTCCTCACCAATCTCACCGGCCTCCCTGGTGGGCCCCACTGGGTCCCAGTCCCACGCAAGGTGGACGAGCACATGTTCGTGACAGTCGGCGTTAACTTAGCGATGTGTCCCGAAAATACCACGTGTCAAGGCTTATTCAATAACCGATTCTCTGCGAGCATGAATAACGAGTCATTCATGGCCCCGACCAATACGTCCATGTTGGAAGCACATTTTAACAACGTGAACGGGGTTTATACTAGAGATTTTCCTAACGAGCCTCCGGTCAAGTTTGACTACACAGACACGAACCTCAGCCTCGACTTATCCTTGATATTTGCGCCAAAATCAACAAAGGTCAAGACGTTGAAGTTCAATTCGACAGTACAGTTGGTGTTTCAGAACACAGCATTTTTGGCCATCGAGAACCACCCGATGCATCTCCACGGCTTCGATTTCCACGTATTGGCACAAGGGTTTGGAAATTACGACCCGATTAATGACCCCAAAAAATTTAACTTCGTTAATCCGCAAGTACGTAACACAATTGGTGTGCCGGTCGGAGGATGGGCTGTGATCAGGTTTCGAGCAAATAATCCTG gtATCTGGTACGTGCATTGTCACTTGGACGTTCATCTGCCTTGGGGGCTGGCCATGGCTTTTGAGGTTGAAAATGGAGGGACGCCAGAATCTACTTTGCCTCCACCACCACTTGATCTGCCGAAATGTTAG
- the LOC139195061 gene encoding uncharacterized protein translates to MMLVSKPLNGDNYSTWSRAMKISLSAKNKLGFVDGTVAQPFVKIKLDDHASWQRCNDMIIAWIINSIDLDIVDSILYMTDAYAISEELCERYCQSNAPRIFQLQQDIASLTQDQLSIAAYYTKMKSLWDELSSYSDSISCTCGAQNERNKLMQFLMGPNDSYSAVRGQLLLMNPLPTVCQAYASISRKRSKEALPFLELLQTHHPWLCSKVVRSLLPTNICIALIAIKTTIPLIHVINFMGIHQATVCIRLSHKRKQPSQEGTEFFLG, encoded by the coding sequence ATGATGCTGGTTTCAAAGCCCCTGAATGGGGATAATTATTCAACCTGGTCTCGTGCTATGAAGATCTCGTTGAGTGCCAAAAATAAacttggttttgttgatggTACTGTTGCGCAACCTTTTGTCAAGATCAAGCTGGACGATCACGCTTCGTGGCAGAGATGCAACGACATGATCATTGCGTGGATTATTAATTCCATTGACTTAGATATTGTTGACAGTATCCTTTATATGACTGATGCTTATGCGATTTCGGAGGAATTGTGTGAACGATATTGTCAAAGTAATGCTCCTCGAATTTTTCAACTACAACAGGACATTGCTTCACTTACACAAGATCAACTCTCCATTGCTGCGTATTACACGAAGATGAAGAGTTTGTGGGATGAGTTGTCGTCCTATAGTGACTCTATCTCTTGCACTTGTGGAGCACAGAATGAGAGAAACAAGTTGATGCAGTTTCTCATGGGACCTAATGACTCTTATAGTGCAGTTCGAGGGCAGCTTTTGTTGATGAATCCCCTACCTACGGTTTGTCAAGCTTATGCATCAATTTCTAGGAAGAGAAGCAAAGAAGCCTTGCCTTTTCTCGAGTTACTACAGACACATCATCCATGGCTGTGCAGCAAAGTGGTTCGAAGTCTTCTACCCACAAACATTTGCATTGCACTCATTGCGATCAAGACTACCATACCATTGATACATGTTATCAACTTCATGGGTATCCACCAGGCCACCGTTTGCATAAGGTTAAGCCACAAAAGGAAACAACCGTCCCAAGAAGGAACAGAGTTCTTCCTCGGCTAA